A genomic stretch from Arachis stenosperma cultivar V10309 chromosome 3, arast.V10309.gnm1.PFL2, whole genome shotgun sequence includes:
- the LOC130965364 gene encoding uncharacterized protein LOC130965364 translates to MSLSDLKNSILEKLGVLGCKWVKKLFYKIPMAVVSTGVQYETFPVKSDEDIRVLFYCVRSFPEIRIHELFAKLEVGVDSSGASAPVPCVASAGGASSSMPAVRPHLPPVQSPSFAADLEQTEVVGSVPLEHAAVIEPPNVVGTGGGLVPYVEDFGGPDQVENAMRDDESDEEPVDIDGDSDENTGGDPDAQHRPSSSASHQYPPHFSTLNLEALGQQEDSGNRVGRSSTEFEIGQSFQSKDEVVLSVKDYSIRRGVEYRVIESDHLKYHGKCKEFGKGCTWLVRVALRARKGTWEVRRYNGPHTCLATSISSDHRQLDYNVICARILPMVRADAAVTVKVLQQATEADYGFRPSYRKVWLAKQKAVAEIYGDWEESYAELPRWMLGIEATMPGTITVLKTSPVQIGGAVDESTVYFHRLFWTFPPCVEAFRHCKPLVSIDGTHLYGKYGGTLLLAIAQDGNSNILPIAFALVEGENAESRIGTCAPHGTTTLGNLMMDQGRGHDRPI, encoded by the coding sequence ATGAGTTTGTCGGACTTGAAGAACAGCATCTTGGAGAAGCTTGGCGTGTTGGGTTGCAAGTGGGTGAAGAAActattctacaagattcccATGGCGGTTGTCTCGACCGGTGTTCAGTACGAAACCTTTCCCGTTAAGTCTGATGAAGATATTCGGGTTCTCTTCTACTGCGTAAGGAGTTTTCCGGAGATCAGAATCCATGAGTTGTTTGCGAAGTTGGAGGTTGGCGTCGATAGTTCTGGGGCATCCGCTCCAGTTCCTTGCGTAGCTTCCGCGGGTGGTGCATCTAGTTCGATGCCTGCGGTCAGACCGCATCTTCCTCCGGTTCAATCACCTTCTTTTGCGGCTGACTTAGAACAAACGGAGGTTGTCGGTTCTGTCCCTTTGGAGCATGCAGCAGTCATTGAGCCTCCCAACGTAGTGGGTACCGGTGGTGGCCTCGTGCCTTATGTTGAAGACTTTGGTGGACCTGATCAAGTAGAGAATGCAATGCGTGACGATGAATCTGACGAGGAGCCTGTTGATATCGATGGTGACAGCGACGAAAACACAGGCGGCGATCCTGATGCGCAACATCGGCCTTCAAGTTCTGCTTCTCATCAATACCCTCCACACTTCTCGACACTAAACTTGGAAGCTCTTGGTCAACAGGAAGACAGTGGTAACAGAGTGGGTAGATCTTCTACAGAATTCGAGATTGGGCAATCTTTCCAGAGTAAAGATGAAGTTGTGCTCAGTGTGAAGGACTATAGCATCCGGCGAGGTGTTGAGTACAGAGTCATCGAATCGGATCATTTGAAGTATCATGGAAAATGCAAGGAATTCGGCAAGGGTTGCACTTGGTTGGTTCGTGTAGCGCTTCGTGCACGAAAGGGAACTTGGGAGGTTAGGAGGTACAACGGGCCACACACGTGCCTCGCAACTTCTATCTCAAGTGATCACCGTCAGCTGGATTATAACGTTATATGTGCGAGGATTCTTCCTATGGTTAGGGCGGATGCTGCGGTTACGGTAAAGGTACTTCAACAAGCGACAGAAGCTGATTACGGTTTCAGGCCTAGTTACAGGAAGGTCTGGTTGGCTAAGCAGAAGGCTGTGGCTGAAATATATGGAGATTGGGAAGAGTCTTACGCGGAGTTGCCCCGTTGGATGCTAGGGATCGAGGCAACAATGCCGGGAACAATCACGGTGCTGAAGACGTCTCCGGTTCAGATTGGTGGTGCTGTTGATGAGTCGACGGTGTACTTTCACCGACTTTTCTGGACATTTCCTCCCTGTGTCGAGGCATTCCGGCACTGCAAGCCACTCGTCAGTATTGATGGTACCCACTTGTATGGGAAGTATGGAGGGACGCTCCTGTTGGCGATAGCTCAGGACGGAAATTCGAACATCCTGCCGATAGCATTCGCCCTTGTAGAGGGGGAAAATGCAGAGTCGAGGATAGGAACCTGTGCGCCACACGGCACCACCACTCTAGGTAATCTGATGATGGACCAGGGTCGAGGACACGATCGACCCATATGA